Genomic window (Ignavibacteriales bacterium):
CTTTTCAATTGCATCTGCAATTCTTTCGTAGGAATCAGTCTCAATGTATTCTTCAACTAAAGGTAATTTTGTTTGATCAATAAAAACTAATTTATCATTAACAAAATCTAAAACAGTAAAACTATTCCTGGTCATCTTCAAATTTGGATAGTTTAAGAAATTCCCTGAATCTATTTTGGATGAGCTTGTAATCTAAGTTTTCCAATCCCTTTGTACTAAATTGTTCAACGCAAAATGATGCCATTGTGCTACCATAAATAACAGCGCGCTTCATAATTTCAAAGTTCAGATCGTCTTTTTTATGTAAGTAACCAATAAATCCACCAGCAAAAACATCACCAGCACCAGTTGGATCGAAAATATTTTCCAATGGATAAGCTGGAGCAGAAAATATTCCTTCCTCTCCAAAGATCAACGCACCATGTTCACCTTTTTTAATTATTAAATATTTTGGACCAAGTTCTTTAATCAATCTGGCGGCTTTAATTATATTCGGTTCATGGGTAAGAAGCCGGGCTTCTGAATCATTAATAATTAAAACATCAACACGTTTCAGAACTTCAAGCAGTTCAGCATTTTTTCCTTCAATCCAAAAATTCATAGTATCACAAACAACTAATTTTGGCTTGTCCATTTGATCTAATACTCTTAACTGAAGAACAGGGTCGATATTTCCGAGTAGAACATATTGAGCCTTCCTATAGTTAACTGGAATAATGGGATTAAATTTTTCAAATACGTTTAAATCTGTGTACAATGTATCGCGTACATTTAAATCGTAATGATATTTGCCGCCCCACCTGAATGTCTTTTCTCCTTTAACTATCTGCAATCCTTCAAGATCAATATGGTGATCCTCTAATAATTTTATGTGCTCTTTTCCAAAATCTTCTCCAACAACACCAACAATATAAATTGGAGTGGAGAAATAACTTGCAGCAAGTGAAACATAAACTGTAGAACCACCAAGTGCATTATCGATTTTTGCAAACGGAGTGATTACCGAATCCAAAGCGATTGAACCAACAACCAATAAACTCATTTTAATCCTTTAGTAATAATTTGGTGAGTAAAATACGAAAATTTTTAATTCAACAGAATTTATTTTAGTTAATGCGATTTACATTGTTAAGATTTATTTCTTCAAAATTTAGGAAATTAATTTCATTCATAAAATATTCAAGAATAATTTCAACCGAATTCCGCTGACCGATCCATGCTAATAATTTAACTGCGGCAGATTTATCCACCCATTGATATTCAGTATGCTCAGTTGATATTTTTACTTCTGCATCATCATCAACTAAAGCAGCAAAAACCGGGACCATGCAAATATGATCTCTTCTGCGTGAGTAAAATGAATTTACATTTGGAACAACCCACATTTTTTTTGGTATTAATCCGGTTTCCTCACTTATTTCTCTAATTGCTGCTTCGTAGGCTTTTTCTCCACTTAGAATTGAGCCGGTTACCATTTGCCATACACCAGGATAAATGTCTTCTTTTGATCTTTTGAGTAACAGAAATTCAATTCCATTTCCTTTTCTTTTAACTATATGTGCCTCTATCATATATGAAAAAATTTTCAAAGTTGCTCCAAATTTTTATACCAATATACCTGAAAAAATTATTAGAATACAGAAGATGGGATTAGTACTTTGTGTGTACTTATCCATAATAATTTTCATTTAAAAATAAGCTCTTACTTCGGCTCTTGCTGTATGAACTACTTTACCACTCCCTTGCAATCTTCCATCATAATTAATTGATGATTGCAGATTGCCAGTAAGCCTATAATCAAAATTAAGCCGCCAGAAATAATTCTTACCAAGTAAATTCCCTTTTGTTAATTCAAACGGAAGATAATTTTTATCTGTGTTCGCCGTTAATTCATTTCGTTCAATTTCAATTCTTAATCTCCCAGTACCGGCAAAGGAAATGTTTAATCGTAACTGAAGAGAATTCTGATCAATAATTGTTGGAGTTTTAGGAAAATCATCCTGACTTCTACCAACTCCAATTTTAAATCCAACTTCAATATTTCTTTCTGGTCTGTAAGAAAAATCAGAAGTAATTGTATTGGAAGTTAGCATCCTTGCACGGTTAGAATTAATTGGAGCAATTACATTATCCACCTGGTTCACAAATTCAGTTTGGTTACCAATTTCCTCAACCATCTTAAAGCGGATTCTTATACTTCTTTCTTTGTTATAACCTTTTTCCAAACCACCGCTATATTGATTTAAATTTTTCCTTTGTGTAAAACGGAAGCGGAATGAAAGATCGCTGCTGTTTTCCCAAAAAAATAAATCCTGCTGGAATTGATTAAAACCCCTGATAGTTGTGGAATCATTTAAGAAGGATGAAAAGTTAAGTAAATATATTTTTTCGGTTTTAGTCTCCTTACTATTCTCCTCAACGCGGAAAGAAGTTTCTGATGAAATTGGAGATAATATTTTTCCGGTAATACTACTTTTATCAAAAACTTTTTCCAATTCAATTTTCCAGCGTGTGTTTACCTTTAAATCCACAACTGGAAACAATTTATCTGTTGGAATTGAAGCGATAATATAATCTCCATCATACACTGTTGGTTCAAACTCATTCTCATCAGCAATTCCATTGTTGTTAAGATCTCCAAGATATTTGTAATTACCTGTACCCTGTGTAACTCTTACAAAAACTCTTTCCAGCTTTGCAGAGCGCTGGGTAGATGCTTCATAATAAATATCTCCATTAACAATTCTTTGCCAAAAATTAAATCTTGATTGTGACCTGATAAGAATAGTTTGGTTATCTAACGAACCTAACTGTTTATAAAATGGAGTATATTTTTTATCTCTGATTACCAGGCTGAATGAGGAATTTACTTCCTGGATTCCTCTAAAATTCATGTCGTAGGATTGCATATAAGCATTAGATTCCTTTTGCATCACTCCATTGATTGGGAATGATTCTTCTCTTAAAGAATATTGTGCTTTTAATGTAAATCCATAAAGATCCAGTAATTCCAGTGAAGGAATAACTTCCACATATTTCAAACTGCCAGTCAATAACGAATCCGTGTTGGTTAATTTGTCTTTTTTATCTTCATAAAGGAATCCGATCCCAGGTTTAATTTTGTTCCAAAGATAATAAGCGTTTGCTGTTTGCCTGTTCCAGTTTGTATTCAGAAAACTTGTTTTTGAACTAACATAATCGATTTTGTACTCAACATTATATATATCCTTATCGCTGAATAAAAGATTACTTAGGAACCGATTTGATTTAAAATCATTTCCCCTGCTCAAAAATCCATATGTTGATGTGAGATTCAATTTTTCGAATGGAATTAAACTTAATGATGCTTCTCTTAGCTGTTCATTTTCAGTTTTATCAGATTGAAGCACATTGTAATTTCTGCTAAACTCAATTTCATTTACCCGGTCCAGTGTTGTAAATTTATTTTGAATGAACCTATCTTTATAACTTAATCCGATCTGTCCGAAGTTAATGCCGGCAACTTCTATTTGCCGTGGTTTTATATTAAGAAAAATATTTCTTGCCGATCCAAAATTATCCTTATCATCAATTGTAGAGAAACGATTTTTATCCCAAAGGCTTCCGGCAATATCAACATTAAGATTAACATCAGTAAAAGGAATTGCTTCAATAGATATATTTCCGATCTGCTTTAATTCTGGCAAAAAAAGAAATACAATTGGCAGGTAAGATCCTCCGCCAACACCAACAAAACTATAATTGCCAAGACTCTCTTTTAAATAATCGCCTTTTCCATCTCCAACATAGCTGAAAGATACATCGAACAACCCATTGCCCGGATTGTAAACATAATATTGAAATGAATTTCCGTTTATAATTGTATCAACACGTGAATATGTTCCCTTGATTTTCCCCGTTGAATCCGGGACTGCTTCTATTATACCGGATTTTGCTGCTAAAAATTTATTATCCCCGGAAGCTGCTAAAATTCTTTTATCACTTTCTGTAAGAGAAATATCAATTGGTGAATCCTGGTCGTCACCTTCTCTAAAGTAATTTACTTTCACATTCAACTTATTATTTAATAGGTTGGATGCAAAGCTTGCTCCAAAGAAATTCCTGGTAAATCTTCTATCAGTATATTCAAAATCGATGGTAATCCTGCTTGTGGATGTAATCAACCGTTTTGGTGTAAAGGTAACTTCTGCATTTGAATATTCAATCACATAATCGTTTCCTTCACCACGTCTCATCTCTTCGCCATTTAGATAAACTCTTTCACTGCCGGCAATAATTATAATATCACGTTCGTTGTTAATTCCATAAACCCGGTAAGGTCCCTGAACACCATCAATTCCATTAAGCTGATTTGTATTGAACTTTCCCTTTGAACTTGCCAATGATATTTTACCGGAATAATTATCGTAAGTAAATTCCCCTTTCAAGCCTTGCAGCTTGCGTTGAATATTGCTGAACTCACTTGTTTTTGTATTAAAATCATAATCGCCAAAAGTACCAACCGCATTTGGATGACGAACTTCAATAAAAACTTTATCAAGTTCTTCTAATCTTTCAGTATTCCCTTCCGGTTGAATTGGAGTATTCTCATCTGTTAGTGCTGCAACTATTTCAATGTCATTAGAAAGTTTGCCGGATAGTTGAAGTCGAAGTCCGCTGGTTAACGTAAAATCCCTGGTGGTGCCAACAGTAAAACCACGAATAATAGAACCGCTTTTCTGAACATCTTTTCCGAATATAGATTCAGATGTAAATCCGGATGATACTTGCTGCGCAATTCTAATTGTATCCGCAAACCGGTCATCATATTTTACTACAAGACTGCGGTGGAAATATTCCTTTTTAAGAGGAATATTATATGAGCGATAAGTTATGAATAGTGTATCAAAGATTGAGTAAGCAAGAGTATCCGCAAGGGTAAAATATGCTTTATCATAAAATATTTTATAATCATTTTTTGTAAGTAGTTTTCCTCTAAGCATAATTGATTCGCTGAAAGGAATGATGGAAATGGATTTTAACTCATAGATATTATTAAAGTTGATAAGAAGAGTATCGGTTCTTGTTAATACAGAAAAATTATTCTGAGCATAGCCTTCAGAAAAAAAATAACATACGCAGATTATTAAAAAGATTTTGGAAGAAAGTAACTTCAATCGTTTGCTGCTTTTTTAAAGGCAAATCTAAAGGTTAATGTTTCTATGTGCAAGGGATTTTTAATTACTGATTGATGATTGCACCTGCCTGCCGTGTCTGTTACAGAACTTGTCATTCTGAATGTAGCAAAGCGAAATGAAGAATCTCAATGCTAATAATGGTACTTACTCTTATCTGGGCTTTAGATTCTTTGCTCATAACCCTGCCTACCGGTCAGGCAGGCCTGTCTGCCCTGCCTACCGCAGGCAGGCGACAAAGGCGCAGGCCTGTCTGCCCTGCCTACCGCACATAGGCGTCAACCCAAGGAAATTTTGTACTTGAATAGCTCAGGCATTTATGCCGGAGTATCGGAATCCTAAAAATATCCTGGACTTTAGTCCAACCCACTTGCAGTAGGCAAGTACAATCCTAATGTTGGGCTAAAGCCCTAAATTCTTGGAGAATATTCTTTCCCCGACTTGAAAACCTGCCTACGGTAAGCAGGGTCGGGGCTATTTTCATCATAAACTAAATATTTTACCTTAGGTTGACGCCTATGTGCCTACCGCAGGCAGGCGACAAAGGCAGATTCGCTAAGAATGCCATATCCGCGTTGTGCAACAGTCACCTTAAGCGGGTTCTATTCTTATTTTTCAATATAAACAATGGTTGGCAGGCTGACTAACTATAATTCGTTTATAATTTTTGCAAGTTTTATATCATTTTCTGTTACACCACCATCGCTATGTGTGGATAATGTAATTTTAATTTTATTGTAGGAATGGATAAGTACATCCGGGTGATGGTCCATTTTTTCGGCTTGGACAGTTATCTTTAACAAAAAGGAAACAGCATCTACAAAGTTTTTTGTTTTAAATTCCTTGGTAATGGAATTGTTTTTGTAAACCCAGCCATTTAATAAATTAATTCGGTGCTGGATTTCATCTTTGGTAAGTAAATCCATTTTCTCCTCTCGTTTTAGGAACCAGAGTTTCGGCGAACCGGCGAATCGGTGAATCGGCGAACTCATCTTGCCTATCGGCAGACAGGTTCTCCGTTTCACACATTCATTCAATTACGCTTCCGCAGCTCCGGTCTTTTCTTCCTGGTGATCTGATTCTCCGGTTTCTATTGCTTCTTCAATAAAAATTAATTCCTCAGCACCTTCTATACCTTTTACAAGAATCTTACTCCCCTGCTTAAATGTGCCTTTAAGAATTTCTTCAGCCATTGGATCTTCTACATATTTTTGGATTGATCTCCTTAATGGGCGCGCGCCATACTTTGGATCGTAACCTTTAGCCAACAAAAATTCTTTTGCTGTTTGCTCTAAGGTTAATTCCATTTTGTTTTCTTTTATGTTATCGAGTAAATCCTTTATCTCGATATCAATAATTTTAATTATATCTTCTTTTTCAAGATTTCTGAAAACGATAGTTTCATCAATCCTGTTTAGAAATTCCGGATTAAACAATCTTTTAATTGCATCATCAATTGTGGATTTCATCGAATCATATTTGGTGCTTTCTGTTGCACCGCCAAAACCCATTGCACCGGCAGCTTTAATATCCCGCGTTCCCACATTGGAAGTCATTATTATGATTGCATTTTTAAAATCAACTCTTCTGCCCAAACTATCCGTAAGAATTCCATCATCAAGCACCTGAAGCAAAATATTGAATACATCGGGATGAGCTTTTTCTATTTCATCAAGAAGCACAACTGAATAAGGTTTTCTTCTAACCTTTTCTGTAAGCTGCCCGCCTTCTTCATAACCAACATATCCCGGAGGCGCTCCAACTAAGCGCGATACAGCAAATTTTTCCATGTACTCACTCATATCAATTCTAATCAGCGCATCTTCAGTATCAAAAAGATATTTTGCAAGAACTTTTGCTAATTCTGTTTTACCAACTCCAGTAGGACCGAGAAAAATAAAACTGCCAATTGGCTTATGCGGATTTTTTAATCCAGCGCGGGTTCTTCTGATTGCTTTTGTTAATTTTATAACAGCTTCATCCTGCCCAACAATAGAAGCTTTTAACGCATCTTCCATCTTCATTAGCTTTTCAGATTCAGCTTGTACAACTCTTGTAACCGGAATGCCAGTCATCATGGAAACAACTGTACCGATGTCATCTTCACTAACATCAAAAACAAGATCCTGGGTTTTTGCTTCCCACTCACGCTTAGCAATTTCTAAATCGGATTGCAGATTTCGTTCTCTATCTCTTAATCGTGCGGCTTCTTCATAATCCTGTCGTTTAACAACTTTAACTTTATCCTGTCTAACTTTTTCAATTTCTTCTTCAAGCACAAGGATTTCTTCTGATACAGAAAAGTGCCCCATATGAACTCTTGAACCTGCTTCATCAAGTACATCAATTGCTTTATCTGGAAGGTATCGATCTGTAATATATCTGTCGCTTAACCTAACAGCATAATCAATTGCCTTATCAGAATATTTTACGTGATGATGTTCTTCATATTTAAATTTTATGTTGGTAAGAATTTGAATAGTTTCATCGACTGTTGGCGGATCAACCATAACTTTCTGGAATCTTCTATCCAATGCTCCATCTGTTTCTATATATTTCCGATATTCATTCAATGTTGTTGCACCAATACATTGAATATCTCCACGTGCTAAAGCTGGCTTAAACATATTTGAAGCATCAAGTGATCCTGAAGCGCCGCCAGCACCAACTATTGTGTGCAGTTCATCAATAAAAAGAATAACATCGCTTGCCTTTTCTAATTCGTTCATCAACGCTTTCATTCGCTCTTCAAATTGTCCGCGGTATTTTGTACCTGCAACTAAACCGGCAATATCCAAAGTTACTACTCGTTTGTCCTGTAAAATTCGCGGTACTTTTCTTTGAATGATTCTTAAAGCTAATCCTTCAGCTATAGCTGTTTTACCAACGCCGGGTTCTCCGATTAAAACCGGATTATTTTTCTTACGTCTGCTAAGAACCTGCGCAACTCTTTCAATTTCTTTTTCTCTGCCAATAACAGGATCAAGCTTATCTTCAATAGCAAGCTTTGTTAAATCCCTGCCAAAATTATCCAGAACAGGAGTTTTAGTTCTTTCAAACTTCTTTTCTGATGATGGAGGAGGAGTGATTGATCCAGACTCGCGCGGATTTTTACTGCTTAAAATATTGTTCAATTCGGCACGGGCATTCTCATAAGTAACATTGAATTGATGCAAAATCTGCGTGGCAATATTGTCTTCATCCCTTAACAAAGAAAGAAGTATATGTTCGGTACCAATTACATCCGATTTATAAAT
Coding sequences:
- a CDS encoding 4a-hydroxytetrahydrobiopterin dehydratase encodes the protein MDLLTKDEIQHRINLLNGWVYKNNSITKEFKTKNFVDAVSFLLKITVQAEKMDHHPDVLIHSYNKIKITLSTHSDGGVTENDIKLAKIINEL
- a CDS encoding PfkB family carbohydrate kinase, with translation MSLLVVGSIALDSVITPFAKIDNALGGSTVYVSLAASYFSTPIYIVGVVGEDFGKEHIKLLEDHHIDLEGLQIVKGEKTFRWGGKYHYDLNVRDTLYTDLNVFEKFNPIIPVNYRKAQYVLLGNIDPVLQLRVLDQMDKPKLVVCDTMNFWIEGKNAELLEVLKRVDVLIINDSEARLLTHEPNIIKAARLIKELGPKYLIIKKGEHGALIFGEEGIFSAPAYPLENIFDPTGAGDVFAGGFIGYLHKKDDLNFEIMKRAVIYGSTMASFCVEQFSTKGLENLDYKLIQNRFREFLKLSKFEDDQE
- a CDS encoding ATP-dependent Clp protease ATP-binding subunit, which gives rise to MDGNFSERVQDVIRLSREEALRLGHDYIGTEHLLLGIIREGQGMAVRILRNLDVDLVKLKKAIEDTVRASGGTLTIGNIPLTKQAEKVLKITQIESKIYKSDVIGTEHILLSLLRDEDNIATQILHQFNVTYENARAELNNILSSKNPRESGSITPPPSSEKKFERTKTPVLDNFGRDLTKLAIEDKLDPVIGREKEIERVAQVLSRRKKNNPVLIGEPGVGKTAIAEGLALRIIQRKVPRILQDKRVVTLDIAGLVAGTKYRGQFEERMKALMNELEKASDVILFIDELHTIVGAGGASGSLDASNMFKPALARGDIQCIGATTLNEYRKYIETDGALDRRFQKVMVDPPTVDETIQILTNIKFKYEEHHHVKYSDKAIDYAVRLSDRYITDRYLPDKAIDVLDEAGSRVHMGHFSVSEEILVLEEEIEKVRQDKVKVVKRQDYEEAARLRDRERNLQSDLEIAKREWEAKTQDLVFDVSEDDIGTVVSMMTGIPVTRVVQAESEKLMKMEDALKASIVGQDEAVIKLTKAIRRTRAGLKNPHKPIGSFIFLGPTGVGKTELAKVLAKYLFDTEDALIRIDMSEYMEKFAVSRLVGAPPGYVGYEEGGQLTEKVRRKPYSVVLLDEIEKAHPDVFNILLQVLDDGILTDSLGRRVDFKNAIIIMTSNVGTRDIKAAGAMGFGGATESTKYDSMKSTIDDAIKRLFNPEFLNRIDETIVFRNLEKEDIIKIIDIEIKDLLDNIKENKMELTLEQTAKEFLLAKGYDPKYGARPLRRSIQKYVEDPMAEEILKGTFKQGSKILVKGIEGAEELIFIEEAIETGESDHQEEKTGAAEA
- a CDS encoding NUDIX pyrophosphatase, which translates into the protein MKIFSYMIEAHIVKRKGNGIEFLLLKRSKEDIYPGVWQMVTGSILSGEKAYEAAIREISEETGLIPKKMWVVPNVNSFYSRRRDHICMVPVFAALVDDDAEVKISTEHTEYQWVDKSAAVKLLAWIGQRNSVEIILEYFMNEINFLNFEEINLNNVNRIN